In one Lolium rigidum isolate FL_2022 chromosome 3, APGP_CSIRO_Lrig_0.1, whole genome shotgun sequence genomic region, the following are encoded:
- the LOC124701451 gene encoding WD repeat-containing protein 3, with protein MVKAYLRYEPALSFGVIVSPQSNVVYDPSGRRLLAAALDRFAAWDLKRGLPSATFTPSSSSASLAVSCIASSPSAASASASSIASGHADGSIRLWDAETGACEATLHGHRSAASALRFSPSGAVLASGSKDCDVILWDVVAQAGLFRLRGHRDQVTDLLFLDSGKKLVTCSKDKFMRVWDLDTQHCLQIVGGHHSEIWSMDVDPSEKFLVSGSADPELRVFRIRQSAEEGEGWNKWDALKLFGEIPRQAKERVQTIRFNKDGTLVVCQVAGKTADIYRILDEAEATRKAKRRLHRKKEKASAKAVVAEGNGTVKDQDSQNPTVVVSDVFKLLQVLRSSKKICSVAFSPTNPPKGCLATLSLSLNNNVLETYSVDNDKVSKMYSVEIHGHRSDIRSLALNSEDNLLMSTSHNAVKIWNPSTGDCLRTIDSGYGLCSAFVPGNRYGLVGTKTGTLEIIDINSGNSVDVIEAHVGSIRSIVLIPDEDGTVNARGFVTGSADNDIKFWEYQLVQKSDSDARHLSVTNVRTLKMNDDVLAVSIGPTGKHIAVALLDCTVKVFFLDTLKFCLSLYGHKLPVLCMDISSDGAFIVTGSADKNLKIWGMDFGDCHKSIFAHTDSVMDVKFVPRTHYMFSVGKDRTVKYWDADKFELLLTLEGHHAEVWCLANSSRGNFIVTGSHDRSIRRWDRTEEQLFIEEEREKRLEETFEADLDNAVEDRYGKKDDAPEEGSVGVPGKKTKETVSATDAIIDALDTAEEEEKRLNEQKELQNSGEGTKSVPNVIMQGHSPSEYVLNAVSNVRPNDLEQALLSLPFSDALKLMAYLKEWSLIPLKVELVCRVCHVLLQTHHNQLTTTPGARSILTELKEILYGRVKDCKDTIGFNLAAMDHIKELLAMRSDAPFRDAKAKLMEIRQKQSKRSDRSADGDKRRRKKAKTSPAQS; from the exons ATGGTGAAGGCCTACCTCCGCTACGAGCCGGCGCTCTCCTTCGGCGTCATCGTCTCCCCGCAGTCCAACGTCGTCTACGacccctccggccgccgcctcctcgccgccgcccttGACCGCTTCGCCGCCTGGGACCTCAAGCGCGGCCTCCCCTCCGCCACCTTcaccccctcttcctcctccgcctccctcgccgTCTCCTGCATCGCCTCCTCCCCCTCCGCCgcttccgcctccgcttcctcg ATTGCGAGTGGCCATGCCGACGGGAGCATCAGGCTGTGGGACGCCGAGACCGGTGCCTGCGAGGCGACGCTCCACGGCCACCGCTCCGCTGCTTCCGCTCTACGCTTCAGTCCCTCAGGCGCCGTCCTTGCTTCCGGCAGCAAGGACTGCGATGTCATTCTCTGGGACGTGGTTGCACAGGCCGGCCTCTTCCGACTTCGTGGCCACCGTGATCAG GTGACCGATTTACTGTTCCTGGACTCGGGTAAGAAGCTAGTGACCTGCTCCAAGGACAAGTTTATGCGGGTCTGGGACCTCGACACGCAGCACTGCCTTCAAATTGTGGGTGGCCACCACAGCGAGATATGGTCCATGGATGTTGACCCCAGCGAGAAGTTTTTGGTCTCTGGGTCGGCCGATCCGGAGCTGCGGGTGTTCAGAATAAGGCAATCAGCTGAGGAGGGTGAGGGTTGGAACAAATGGGATGCGCTGAAGCTGTTTGGCGAGATTCCGAGGCAGGCCAAAGAAAGGGTTCAGACCATCAGGTTTAATAAGGATGGCACTCTTGTGGTATGCCAGGTAGCAGGGAAAACTGCAGATATCTATAGGATTCTTGATGAGGCAGAGGCGACGCGCAAGGCCAAGAGGCGGCTGCACAGGAAGAAGGAGAAGGCTTCAGCTAAAGCTGTGGTGGCGGAAGGGAATGGTACTGTTAAAGATCAAGACTCGCAGAATCCCACTGTTGTGGTCAGCGATGTATTTAAGCTTCTCCAAGTGCTGCGGAGCAGCAAGAAAATTTGCTCTGTTGCATTTTCTCCAACCAATCCACCAAAAGGCTGCCTTGCAACCTTGTCATTGTCTCTCAACAATAACGTGCTTGAGACATACTCGGTGGATAACGACAAGGTCTCTAAGATGTACTCGGTTGAGATACATGGGCATCGTTCTGACATTAGGAGTCTTGCGCTTAACTCAGAGGATAACCTCCTCATGTCAACAAGTCACAATGCTGTTAAAATCTGGAATCCTAGTACAGGGGACTGTCTTCGGACCATTGACTCTGGATATGGGCTGTGCAGTGCATTTGTTCCTGGGAATCGTTATGGCCTTGTCGGTACAAAGACTGGTACCTTGGAGATCATTGATATTAATAGTGGGAACTCAGTTGATGTAATAGAAGCTCATGTTGGTTCCATACGATCAATTGTACTCATTCCAGATGAGGATGGAACTGTTAATGCACGGGGTTTTGTCACTGGGAGTGCTGATAACGATATCAAGTTCTGGGAATACCAGTTGGTACAGAAATCTGATTCG GACGCAAGGCATCTGAGTGTAACAAATGTGAGAACCTTGAAAATGAATGACGATGTCCTTGCAGTGTCCATCGGTCCAACTGGGAAGCATATTGCGGTTGCTCTTTTGGACTGCACAGTGAAG GTCTTCTTTCTGGACACACTAAAGTTTTGTCTTTCCCTTTACGGCCACAAGCTTCCAGTTCTCTGCATGGACATATCATCCGATGGAGCTTTTATTGTTACTGGTTCTGCAGACAAAAATCTGAAGATTTGGGGTATGGATTTTGGTGACTGCCATAAGTCTATCTTTGCCCACACAGACAG TGTGATGGATGTTAAGTTTGTTCCAAGAACTCATTATATGTTCAGCGTGGGAAAAGATCGTACTGTGAAGTACTGGGATGCTGATAAATTTGAGCTACTGTTAACACTTGAAGGACACCATGCAGAAGTTTGGTGCCTTGCGAATAGCAGTCGTGGTAATTTTATCGTAACAGGCTCCCATGATCGCTCTATTCGGCGTTGGGATCGTACTGAAGAACAACTTTTCATTGAG GAAGAGAGGGAGAAAAGATTGGAGGAAACTTTTGAGGCTGATTTAGACAATGCGGTTGAAGATAGATATGGTAAGAAAGATGATGCTCCTGAGGAGGGTTCTGTGGGTGTTCCCggtaagaaaacaaaagagacaGTATCTGCTACTGATGCAATTATTGATGCACTTGACACTGCTGAGGAAGAAGAAAAACGTCTTAATGAACAGAAG GAATTACAAAACAGTGGAGAGGGAACTAAATCTGTGCCTAACGTTATAATGCAAGGGCATTCACCATCAGAATATGTTCTGAATGCAGTGTCAAATGTCCGCCCAAATGACTTGGAACAAGCCCTTTTG TCATTGCCATTCTCGGATGCACTAAAGCTCATGGCTTACTTGAAGGAGTGGTCTCTGATTCCTTTGAAG GTTGAGCTTGTTTGTAGGGTTTGCCATGTGCTGCTTCAAACACATCATAACCAATTAACTACTACACCAGGGGCAAGATCCATACTGACAGAACTGAAGGAAATTCTTTACGGTAGAGTAAAG GACTGCAAGGATACTATTGGTTTCAATCTCGCCGCGATGGATCATATAAAA GAGTTGTTGGCCATGAGATCAGATGCACCGTTCCGAGACGCCAAGGCGAAGCTGATGGAGATCAGGCAGAAGCAGTCAAAGCGGTCAGATAGGTCGGCCGACGGAGATAAAAGGAGAAGGAAGAAAGCGAAGACGTCACCTGCACAGAGCTGA